From a single Lewinella sp. LCG006 genomic region:
- a CDS encoding TIGR01777 family oxidoreductase: MAIVLIAGGTGLIGMRLSEILTEQGHEVRHFSRSTGARSPYATFQWDAAGGSYDEAAFQGVTHVINLAGAGIADARWTSRRKQLIIESRTASTRLLKKGIAAHGPLVKAYLAGSAIGYYGNSGEQLVTEEAPAGNGFLSESVNIWEQAIAEIPEELNLPTLIVRTGIVLSPQGGALQKMLLPLHFFVSTYFGDGQQWYSWIHIDDICQIFAKGVNDDHFRGLYNGVAPHPVRNKTLAQALITASGKSAFLFPAPAFMLRLVLGEMSHTILDSSQVSAAKLTGSGFTFEHPSIVPALEDLLQ, from the coding sequence ATGGCTATTGTATTAATTGCTGGCGGCACGGGCTTAATCGGGATGCGACTGAGTGAAATACTGACCGAACAAGGTCATGAGGTTCGCCATTTTAGCCGATCTACTGGAGCTCGTTCTCCCTATGCTACCTTCCAGTGGGATGCTGCGGGGGGAAGCTATGATGAAGCAGCTTTCCAGGGCGTCACCCATGTAATCAACCTTGCGGGTGCAGGTATTGCCGATGCGCGTTGGACATCTCGCCGTAAGCAACTGATTATTGAAAGCCGTACAGCATCTACCCGTTTGCTCAAGAAAGGCATCGCTGCGCACGGGCCCTTGGTCAAAGCCTATTTGGCGGGCAGTGCCATCGGTTATTATGGCAATAGTGGTGAGCAGCTGGTCACCGAAGAAGCTCCGGCCGGTAATGGTTTTCTCTCCGAGTCGGTCAATATCTGGGAGCAAGCGATAGCGGAAATCCCGGAAGAATTGAACCTGCCCACCCTGATCGTGCGTACAGGGATCGTGCTTTCACCGCAAGGGGGCGCATTACAAAAAATGCTACTTCCGCTCCATTTTTTTGTTTCTACCTACTTCGGCGATGGCCAGCAGTGGTACTCCTGGATACATATTGATGACATCTGCCAAATTTTTGCCAAAGGCGTAAATGACGACCACTTCAGAGGGTTGTACAACGGTGTCGCCCCGCATCCCGTGCGCAACAAAACCCTCGCCCAGGCCCTCATTACCGCAAGCGGAAAATCAGCCTTTTTATTTCCGGCGCCCGCTTTTATGCTGCGTTTGGTGCTTGGCGAAATGTCCCACACCATCCTTGATAGCAGCCAGGTTTCGGCAGCAAAGTTAACGGGCAGTGGCTTTACTTTTGAACACCCCAGCATTGTGCCTGCCCTGGAGGATTTGTTGCAGTAG
- a CDS encoding ABC transporter substrate-binding protein has product MNRFRNTLSRLSFLLLVGVLIHGCSGCGEPTTPEIAFKNNDNTLRVRLPSEPDRLSPFLTVSAYSRPIYQEIFLPLLEYNDKTFEPTPALAVGRPVTEEITEGPNAGGVKYTYELNEYATFSDGKPVRVADVIFSFKLLFNLNISEAAPHRGSYTAVADVVPSPDNPRKFTVIAKEKYILAEDSYSGTNIYPEHIFDPEGLMAGYTLADMIANGETLAEEAPMKAFAEQFRSAPFAREGSKLIGTGPYLLREWVDGDYISMVRNPNWWADKVPGGHPHLHAYPDSVVFRIIPDQTTATTALRNEIVDVAPSLDANTFVELSENDFLKERYDFLTTKTFSFFYVAMNNKNPLLEDKRVRRALAHVLDMQIIIDAAYAGLAVPVPGPVSPTKAHANKDLPLIKKDIEKAKALLTEAGWEDTNGNGTRDKMIDGKLVEMEMEYMVTPGSIFASTLSEVMKDGASQVGVAITIVPREPRVMMGEDVARREYALFGYGAGGNHLLDDFTQLWHTSSNTPRGGNRWQFGNAETDALIEAINSTMDPVKRNELYQEFQRIVYEEQPIIFLFSPMERVVVSKRWEGNVSQLLPNYQLRDFKLIKK; this is encoded by the coding sequence ATGAACAGATTTCGTAATACCCTGAGCCGTTTATCGTTCCTTTTATTGGTAGGAGTGCTTATTCATGGCTGCTCCGGTTGCGGAGAACCTACAACTCCTGAAATAGCCTTTAAAAACAATGACAATACCCTCAGGGTAAGACTCCCCTCTGAGCCTGATCGTCTAAGTCCTTTCTTGACCGTAAGTGCCTACTCGCGGCCTATTTATCAGGAGATTTTTCTTCCGTTATTAGAATATAACGACAAAACATTTGAGCCTACTCCGGCCTTGGCGGTAGGTCGGCCGGTGACGGAAGAGATTACTGAAGGGCCGAATGCGGGTGGTGTAAAGTACACTTATGAACTCAACGAATATGCCACCTTTAGCGACGGGAAACCGGTGCGGGTAGCCGACGTTATCTTCTCATTTAAGCTTTTGTTCAATCTGAACATCTCGGAAGCTGCCCCCCACCGAGGCAGCTACACCGCCGTTGCGGATGTTGTTCCGAGTCCAGACAACCCACGCAAGTTTACGGTCATTGCCAAAGAAAAGTACATCCTGGCCGAAGATTCCTACAGTGGTACCAACATTTACCCAGAGCACATTTTTGACCCCGAAGGTCTGATGGCTGGTTATACCTTGGCAGACATGATAGCGAATGGCGAGACCCTGGCCGAAGAAGCCCCAATGAAGGCTTTTGCCGAACAGTTTCGTTCTGCTCCTTTTGCGCGCGAAGGCAGTAAACTGATTGGTACGGGCCCCTATTTACTCAGAGAGTGGGTAGATGGTGATTACATCAGCATGGTGCGTAACCCCAACTGGTGGGCCGACAAGGTACCTGGGGGGCACCCTCACCTGCATGCTTATCCAGACAGTGTTGTTTTCCGGATCATTCCCGACCAGACGACGGCCACCACTGCACTCCGCAACGAGATTGTAGATGTGGCACCATCGCTGGATGCGAATACCTTCGTAGAGCTGAGCGAAAATGACTTTTTGAAGGAACGCTACGACTTCTTGACCACCAAAACCTTCAGCTTTTTCTACGTAGCGATGAACAATAAAAACCCGCTTCTGGAAGACAAGCGAGTCCGCCGTGCACTGGCCCATGTATTGGATATGCAGATCATCATTGATGCAGCATACGCTGGCCTGGCCGTACCCGTTCCCGGTCCGGTATCACCAACGAAAGCCCACGCTAACAAAGATTTGCCGCTCATCAAAAAAGACATCGAAAAAGCCAAAGCACTGTTGACGGAAGCGGGCTGGGAAGACACCAATGGCAACGGTACCCGCGACAAGATGATTGATGGCAAACTGGTAGAAATGGAGATGGAATACATGGTAACACCAGGAAGTATCTTCGCCTCGACCCTTTCTGAAGTCATGAAAGATGGTGCCAGCCAAGTAGGTGTTGCCATCACTATCGTACCTCGGGAGCCGCGCGTCATGATGGGAGAAGACGTTGCGCGTCGCGAATATGCCTTGTTTGGTTACGGTGCCGGAGGCAATCATCTGCTGGACGACTTCACCCAGCTTTGGCATACGTCGAGCAATACCCCTAGGGGTGGTAATCGCTGGCAGTTTGGTAATGCTGAAACGGATGCACTCATTGAAGCCATCAATAGCACAATGGACCCCGTAAAGCGAAACGAATTGTACCAGGAATTTCAACGCATCGTTTACGAGGAGCAACCCATTATCTTTTTGTTCTCTCCGATGGAGCGGGTGGTGGTAAGTAAGCGTTGGGAAGGAAATGTATCCCAATTGTTACCTAACTACCAATTACGTGATTTTAAATTGATCAAAAAGTAG
- a CDS encoding energy transducer TonB, whose product MFRYISLFVVLGLASLVNAQTDTTIYQVVEQMPRFPSACEARDTTVEYKQKCANQAMLEYVYQRVVYPQEAINENIQGTAVITFVVEKDGLISQPKIVRDLGAGTGLAALSVVLKMQEEKLRWLPGKQGGEAVRVQFNLPVKFKLKDPDPFLLVGRDTVYTTFEKPLDFKGGPEALQTYLDSALDYPTSGNDSCQMGQIDIQVLVEADGNVRILDLTDYNDLGFDFWYSAIDAATSTYGKWESATYNGRNVNAAFDLSLSFLPTTETCSTKVDAFITAREVADAGVVLFNEGKIDEGLAKMTEAVTAFPKDAQLRMLRGQAYLNNSQLSEACEDLTLASRIALVDWYDAVLPLICR is encoded by the coding sequence ATGTTCAGATATATTTCTTTATTTGTTGTTTTAGGCTTAGCTAGCTTGGTAAATGCACAAACAGATACCACTATTTATCAGGTAGTGGAACAGATGCCTCGTTTTCCTTCGGCCTGCGAAGCACGAGATACCACGGTAGAATATAAACAAAAATGTGCCAACCAGGCAATGCTGGAGTATGTCTACCAAAGGGTCGTGTATCCACAAGAAGCCATTAATGAAAATATCCAGGGCACTGCCGTGATAACGTTTGTGGTAGAGAAGGATGGGCTTATCAGTCAGCCAAAAATCGTGCGTGACTTGGGAGCTGGTACGGGTCTTGCTGCGCTTAGCGTTGTTTTGAAAATGCAAGAAGAAAAACTTCGCTGGCTTCCAGGCAAACAGGGAGGCGAAGCCGTGAGGGTACAATTCAACCTACCCGTAAAGTTTAAACTCAAAGACCCAGATCCCTTTCTACTGGTAGGTCGGGACACGGTTTATACCACCTTTGAAAAACCGCTGGATTTCAAGGGAGGCCCAGAGGCACTGCAAACCTATTTGGATAGCGCATTGGACTATCCTACTTCTGGTAACGATAGTTGTCAAATGGGGCAAATTGATATCCAGGTACTCGTAGAAGCAGATGGTAACGTGAGAATTTTGGACTTAACGGACTACAACGACCTCGGTTTTGATTTCTGGTACTCCGCTATTGATGCCGCCACCTCTACTTACGGCAAGTGGGAGTCTGCCACATACAATGGACGCAATGTAAATGCTGCTTTTGACCTCAGTTTGTCTTTTCTGCCCACAACAGAAACTTGTAGCACAAAAGTAGATGCCTTCATTACTGCTCGAGAAGTAGCCGATGCGGGTGTGGTGCTTTTCAATGAAGGAAAAATAGATGAAGGCCTTGCGAAAATGACCGAAGCCGTCACTGCTTTCCCTAAAGATGCTCAACTACGCATGCTACGCGGTCAAGCCTATCTCAACAACAGCCAGCTCTCGGAAGCTTGTGAGGATTTGACGCTAGCAAGTCGTATTGCCTTGGTTGATTGGTACGACGCTGTCCTTCCACTCATTTGCCGTTAA